Proteins encoded in a region of the Pirellulales bacterium genome:
- a CDS encoding Uma2 family endonuclease — protein sequence MIVVYDDAVHIPDGIGNLADFRHWMRSDEFPEAARICYLSGQVWVDMSKEQIFTHNQVKQEFNLVIGGLVKAERLGRYFPDGLYVTNDLANLASQPDGTFVSRQSLKSGRVRLVEGEKEGYLELAGSPDMVLEVVSASSVEKDTETLRDLYWRAGITEYWLVDARTDRLAFTILRHAAGGYAAARKQGGWIKSGVFDRRFRLTCGTDDAGNPEYGLSMR from the coding sequence ATGATTGTTGTCTACGACGACGCGGTACACATTCCCGACGGAATCGGCAATCTGGCTGATTTCCGTCATTGGATGCGCTCCGACGAGTTCCCTGAGGCGGCACGCATCTGCTACCTGAGCGGGCAGGTATGGGTGGATATGAGCAAGGAACAGATCTTCACCCATAACCAGGTCAAGCAGGAATTCAACCTGGTGATCGGCGGTTTGGTGAAGGCGGAGCGACTTGGCCGTTACTTTCCCGATGGACTTTACGTGACGAACGACCTGGCAAATCTGGCTTCTCAGCCAGACGGAACCTTCGTGTCTCGTCAGAGCCTCAAGTCGGGTCGCGTGCGTCTTGTTGAAGGCGAGAAGGAAGGCTATCTCGAGCTGGCTGGTTCGCCCGACATGGTGCTCGAGGTGGTAAGCGCCAGCTCGGTCGAGAAGGACACGGAAACGCTCCGCGATCTTTACTGGCGGGCCGGGATTACGGAGTATTGGCTCGTTGACGCCAGAACCGACCGCCTGGCATTTACGATTCTGCGACACGCAGCCGGCGGATATGCGGCCGCGCGCAAACAAGGTGGTTGGATCAAATCGGGTGTCTTTGACCGCCGGTTTCGCCTGACATGCGGGACGGACGACGCGGGAAACCCGGAGTATGGGTTGTCGATGCGTTGA
- a CDS encoding toll/interleukin-1 receptor domain-containing protein produces MPPLEVFLSHASADHDMAERLATLLRGHGIPTFYSPSNLLGAQQWQDEILKALQRCDWFVVLLSPDAIESMWVRRETALALRDKRFEDKIIPVRYRPCDLGRLGWLEIFQMVDFQGDFDQGCRNLLRIWGIGLKSHR; encoded by the coding sequence ATGCCTCCGCTTGAGGTCTTTCTTTCTCACGCCAGCGCGGATCATGACATGGCCGAACGCCTGGCGACGCTGTTGCGCGGGCACGGCATTCCGACATTCTACAGCCCGTCGAACTTGCTGGGTGCCCAGCAGTGGCAAGACGAAATCCTTAAGGCTCTTCAGCGATGTGACTGGTTTGTGGTGTTGCTCTCGCCTGATGCTATTGAGTCGATGTGGGTGCGACGCGAAACCGCTCTTGCTCTTCGTGACAAGCGATTCGAGGACAAGATCATCCCGGTCCGCTACCGCCCCTGCGATCTTGGCAGGCTTGGTTGGCTAGAAATCTTCCAGATGGTGGATTTTCAAGGCGACTTCGATCAAGGCTGCCGCAACCTCCTTCGAATCTGGGGAATCGGACTGAAATCCCATCGATAG
- a CDS encoding toll/interleukin-1 receptor domain-containing protein: MQVFISHASSDRDLADRLSGKLREAGIDVWDPSSIFPGDNWALETGNALAQSEVMVVLYTKNAREIATLSQDVQYALTQGNYRGRVIPVFIGLSTVEAGKDVPWILLRLNPIWLEGDSPDLVPVVARVRAEIESGCNASA, encoded by the coding sequence ATGCAGGTGTTCATCAGTCACGCCAGTTCCGATCGCGATCTGGCCGATCGGTTGTCTGGGAAACTCCGCGAGGCGGGTATCGACGTTTGGGATCCTTCGTCCATCTTTCCCGGCGACAATTGGGCCTTGGAAACCGGCAACGCCTTGGCACAATCGGAAGTGATGGTCGTGCTCTATACGAAAAATGCACGCGAGATCGCGACGCTGAGCCAGGATGTGCAGTACGCATTGACGCAGGGCAACTATCGAGGGCGAGTGATTCCTGTTTTTATTGGACTCTCGACGGTCGAAGCGGGGAAAGATGTTCCGTGGATTCTGCTCCGTCTGAATCCAATCTGGCTTGAGGGCGATTCGCCCGATCTGGTTCCCGTCGTCGCTCGGGTCCGAGCGGAAATTGAGAGCGGCTGTAATGCCTCCGCTTGA
- a CDS encoding PfkB family carbohydrate kinase: MIVSVGLSPAWQQILRFESLRIGEVNRAAEARWCSSGKVFNVGISLSQLGVACRLVSPVGRNVHDHVEAELRELGVESKLIVCDEPTRVCTTLIDSSSGTVTELVENARPLAASVLDRVAEEYAAEVVAADAVVMTGSLPAGTPTSFYRDLLERTACKTVLDVRGPELLEALPLNPFAVKPNREELGKTLGLPLDDDAALVDAMRQLNTLGAQWAMITDGKRPVWASSAEGVFRLQPLVMDKVVNPIGCGDCLAAGLAWGLAEGRGPLDSLKLGIAAAAQNVTQLLPGRIDRATVLELSRKVVVELAAS; this comes from the coding sequence ATGATTGTCTCCGTTGGCCTCTCTCCCGCCTGGCAGCAAATACTGCGGTTTGAAAGCCTGCGCATCGGCGAAGTCAACCGGGCGGCCGAAGCGCGGTGGTGCTCGTCGGGCAAGGTGTTCAACGTCGGCATCTCTTTGTCGCAGCTCGGAGTTGCTTGCCGGCTCGTCAGCCCGGTCGGCCGCAACGTGCATGACCACGTGGAGGCGGAGTTGCGGGAGCTGGGCGTTGAGTCGAAGCTGATTGTCTGCGATGAACCGACGCGTGTTTGCACGACGCTGATCGATTCGTCCAGCGGCACGGTGACCGAGTTGGTCGAAAATGCCCGGCCACTTGCCGCCAGCGTGCTCGATCGAGTTGCCGAAGAGTATGCGGCCGAGGTGGTCGCGGCCGACGCGGTCGTGATGACCGGCTCGCTGCCGGCAGGCACACCCACGAGCTTCTATCGCGATCTGCTGGAGCGTACCGCGTGCAAGACGGTGCTCGATGTGCGAGGTCCTGAATTGCTGGAGGCGCTTCCGCTCAATCCTTTCGCTGTGAAACCGAACCGCGAAGAGCTCGGCAAGACGCTCGGCCTGCCGCTCGACGACGACGCGGCGCTCGTGGACGCGATGCGCCAACTCAATACGCTCGGCGCCCAGTGGGCGATGATCACCGATGGCAAGCGGCCGGTGTGGGCCAGCTCGGCCGAAGGCGTCTTTCGCTTGCAGCCGTTGGTGATGGATAAAGTCGTCAACCCGATCGGCTGCGGCGATTGTCTGGCGGCGGGCCTGGCCTGGGGCCTGGCCGAGGGTCGCGGGCCGCTCGACAGCCTGAAGCTCGGCATCGCGGCGGCGGCTCAGAACGTCACGCAGCTTTTGCCCGGCCGCATCGATCGCGCGACGGTGCTGGAGTTGAGCCGGAAAGTGGTCGTGGAGCTGGCGGCGTCGTAG
- a CDS encoding glycosyltransferase — protein MTAIHLVVLNFNGRHLLEECLPSVVRAADDSRHPCRVAVVDNSSTDDSLELLGSEYPDIELFHCANHGLCSYNDVLAKLDSPVVVLLNNDIKLSALAIDPLVEPLLAEGPGAGGRCFMAAPLCRLFDGQTYEGLQSALRWRWGLIQAVSDYLGHERVMHRPCLTASAGAVMAVDRQTFLDLGGFDPLYLPGRLEDLDFAYRGYLAGYHARYVPEALAYHKGEATFRQELGAARSQALAVRNTLLFHWKNLRHPWHVARHWASLPVRLAWDWLRAPFAAGERRFLFTRAVFQAVVRRWRHGPSQRPPRRSWRAERAFVRGFDWRNLKAEVVGWDQRACERRPTVNDVAIGGPALASSL, from the coding sequence ATGACGGCCATTCACCTCGTTGTGCTCAATTTCAACGGACGGCATTTGCTCGAAGAGTGCCTTCCGTCGGTGGTCCGCGCCGCCGACGATTCACGCCATCCTTGCCGCGTCGCGGTCGTCGATAACAGCTCCACGGATGACTCGCTGGAACTGCTCGGCAGCGAATATCCCGATATCGAGCTGTTCCACTGTGCCAACCACGGACTCTGCTCCTACAACGACGTGCTCGCCAAGCTCGATAGCCCGGTGGTCGTCTTGCTGAATAACGACATCAAGCTGTCGGCTTTGGCCATCGACCCCTTGGTTGAGCCGCTGCTGGCCGAAGGGCCCGGCGCCGGCGGACGGTGTTTTATGGCCGCGCCGCTCTGCCGGCTTTTCGACGGGCAAACCTACGAAGGGCTGCAAAGCGCCCTCCGCTGGCGATGGGGCCTCATTCAGGCCGTCTCCGATTATCTGGGCCACGAGCGTGTGATGCACCGTCCGTGCCTGACGGCGTCAGCGGGCGCGGTGATGGCGGTCGATCGACAGACTTTTCTGGACTTGGGCGGCTTCGACCCGCTCTATTTGCCGGGCCGGTTGGAAGATCTCGACTTCGCTTACCGCGGCTACCTGGCCGGCTATCACGCGAGGTATGTGCCCGAAGCCCTGGCGTATCACAAAGGCGAGGCGACCTTCCGGCAGGAGCTGGGCGCGGCGAGGTCGCAAGCGTTGGCGGTGCGGAACACCCTGCTGTTTCATTGGAAGAACCTGCGGCATCCGTGGCACGTTGCTCGGCATTGGGCATCGTTACCAGTTAGGCTGGCGTGGGATTGGTTGCGAGCGCCGTTTGCTGCCGGCGAGCGGAGGTTCTTGTTTACCAGGGCCGTCTTTCAGGCCGTCGTGCGGCGCTGGCGCCATGGCCCGTCGCAGCGTCCGCCGCGGCGGTCGTGGCGAGCGGAACGGGCGTTCGTGCGGGGTTTCGACTGGCGGAACTTGAAGGCAGAAGTGGTAGGGTGGGACCAGCGAGCTTGCGAGCGCCGGCCCACCGTAAACGACGTCGCTATCGGTGGGCCGGCGCTCGCAAGCTCGCTG